The following is a genomic window from Oncorhynchus masou masou isolate Uvic2021 chromosome 6, UVic_Omas_1.1, whole genome shotgun sequence.
atatgtgttatttcatagttgttatgtcttcactattattctacaatgtagacaaatagtaaaaataaagaaaaacccttgaatgaagaGACTTATATCtctgtccaaacctttgactggaactgtatatataaaaatatatatattaaataccTGTTTTGCATGCTATTTTGGCATTAATAAGTgccacatatcagtttgcaaacaatgttttttttaagtATTAATTGAGTAAATAAAGCCGTATATTAACTCTTTTTTGCTTAATTGAGTAAGGcaactccaaaatgcaggtgtttcagcctcgctcagtgctttctgtagtggtggggcagccagtcgAAAAACATAGGGGCATAAGGGTTGGTATTAtttagttgcgccgtgattgtcTCAGTCTTCTGTCACttatggggacactacatcacagcaaaatctacagggagagatagaacattcaagccccttgggtgctgccatagatttacattagaaatgcccatccaagaaggctcaaggtcattggccacagataaaataacatcaaatcacgttatagCTACCGTAGcattgattggactgatcatgtcagcAACATACTAGCAatctagacaagcagtcatcaacATTAATCATGACGACAATCTACTGGCAGaaatcactgacgtcatgattctcattgtttttttttctgagttcccagttgtcgtgAAAGCACCATAAATACAGAGAATGCCAGACGTTAATGACACAATTTGATGACAACATTTTGCCACAAGAAGGACCGCCGTGCcaacttcctgttcaagtgagcacagcacaacaagatgAGTCCAAAAATATATTGTAAGCTGGTGCATACattatgccagggagatatgtatactgtagctaagaaagtaatactaagtttatgttgtgtagtaagctgttagtaacccatgtgcctcaccctaataattttgtccctttccccctcataacttagtctactgttctgacttggtggtgtacatgtagcctatagcctgtttcagagaaatgtcatcatcaaatattgtaagagctttcattgtctgcttatatgcccccttcatttaacctacggttctgacttggtgtacagggagaatactgtaagaatggcacatgttctgaattctgtcactgtacacttcaaaagtgctgaacaatagttatattgactacgtccatctTAGCTCGCTCAtgaatgtcttaatcgaaattacggattgcctcttatctgctcatTGTTCCCTTATACCATAGTTTGTACatttcaattgtcagtagaaaccacatttgtttaagaaagttagccatatcagctataggttccccccaagacatgctaacctcccgtgttattggtaatggtgagaggtttagcatgtcttgggggtatgatctttgaccctctgtaACTTTATTTTTCCAAACATGTCTGTGTCTGGACATGAATTTGATGCTAACAGGAGTTTCTACCCATCCAGGAGTTTAAACCACGACATGGGCATCGTCATTAATCAATGCTGCTCCTTATTATCTGTACTTTGTCAACGTTACGAGGCAAACATACAACTCCATATGGAACACACACAGCAGCAAAAGTAGTgctctttatagggaatagggtgccatttgggaagaagCCATTGTAACAATATGTTCTCTAGTCGCCCCTTTCCTTTAGCAGGTTTATGGAAAGCTACACCAGAATCACTCACGTACTTTAAAGCCTTTGAAGAGTCTATGCTCACATCGCTCAGTCTGGTTTTGCTTCAGCTAATATGAGGAGAAAGCAGAAATGAGGCACTCAGGTTAGCAACGATCTCTTTCATTTCTTTCAAATATTTTATAAAAGCTTTTAAAAATAGCTCATTTTGATCCTTTAATAATACTCTTAAGGCGTTGCTTACAGAAATGTAACATACCTTAAATTCCAGTGCAGACAATGGTAAAGTGGTAATACATTTCCTACTGCTTTATTTCCGCTTAAAAATCATTGACATACTATATTTACAAACTCAAAACATAATTTTGTACAAAAGTGATTATTATACCTCTCTCTGCCCAACATGGACACAAACACTGACATTGAAGAACTCAACACTTCTTTGGTCTCTTCAGGACCATGTCATCATACAAAGGTGTTTCTTGACAGTGATCAACCAGACCACGCCTCTTCAAAAGCGTCCATGACAGTTTCACTGTAACACCCTACTGGTCCTTCCAGTGTAGGAGGTGCTTGTAAAGGAAGATGAGGATGGGATAAACCTTTTGGAAGGTTTACGATGGTGTCGATTTCCAAACAACATCGCCATTCACATGTAATTTAGCTGTGAACTGATGGGCTCACAGACAGAACAGTCTCAAACCAGACTTGAGCTCTGTTGGTAGAGAGAAACATCATTGCTGTAGAAGAAGCTCCACTGATTCCTCCTAATACATCACTGTCTCCCATAGTGCAAAACCTTGAAATCAAGTAGTCAGTGAAATCTGTGTGAAGTACCTCTGTGGACATTGCTTTCCTCATGGCAAAAATAcatcatacagtgcattcaaataATTATTTCATACCTCAATAATCTTAGAAAACCTTCTCAAAAAGAGATAGAAAAAGGAGTTTAAATGTCAGATCTGTGTCTGGATACACTGGTCTAGGAATCTATTTAATTAGATGTAAGGCAAACAGTTGATAAGGTGTATGTTTAACAAACTCATTCTCAGAAAATCTGGGATATAGCAACAAAAAGTCTCATTTGCCTCACATTTCCGCAACCCAATTGCTTCTAATGGGTGAAATAAATAGAAAATaacaaacaatgttcttccccttTACTACAAGGGGATTGTTAGGGTAAAGAGGAGTGTTGGAGTCTGCAACCACTGATGGCGTGAACCACTTGTTGCACACCACACAGCAGCCATTACAGCACGGCCAGGTCGTGGCAAGACTTGGCGCGAACCTTCAGCGCCATCTTCTTGTTGTTCTTGGCCACCAGGCGGTCTAGAAAGCGGCGGGCCTTCTTGGTGAGGCTCTCCTTACGCTTGTAGACGGAGCGCCGGCGCTCGTTGGTCTCCTTGCTGTCTCGCCTCAGGCGAATCTGCCGGACGATGCCCTCGAAGAGCTCGTGAACGTTGTGGTGGAGCGAAGCAGATGTCTCTATGAATTTGCAGTCGAACACCACAGCGCACGCACGACCCTCTAGGAGAGAGCAGAGCACAGAGGAAGAAAGGGTCAAACGAGAGGTGTTTAAGTGTGAGAGGTCGACATTAGATTAATGtctgggtctgacaacttggtctgacaattttaaataaataaagaagCCACACAAGGCAACCAATACATGTACCACGTTTTTTTGCAGAGGATTATATACACAAAATGGACTTGTTTCCATTCCATTGGTCCTCTATTGGTAGGCAAGTGGCTGCAGGGAAAAACAAGTGACATGGGCACTCTGTGCCATACATTCAATCATACACAATGTCCACATATTTAGAAATCTACTAAAAAAATCCCTGGATCAGGTGAAACTTCCAACATAAATCCATTTGATCCATTGCTCCAGAATTAGAACAAGCTTATTCTCACCTGCAGAACAGGTTAAATATTAAAACATTACCAAATCATCAAGAATTTTAGTGACATTGTTAAATACAGTGTTAGTGTATGAGATGTGTGCTGTAAATCCAACTCTTGGAATGTTAAATGAACAGTCCACAGTCTGTCGTGTGGACTGCAACATTTGATATGTGATTTCAATGTTCTGTAGTTTTGACTATGAAGTCCACAGAAAATGCAACACGAACTGTTGTAAGCCAAACTATTTTACTCTCTATTATAAGCAGAGCGCTGCTCATATTGCTTAAATGGCTGTCATCAAATCACTGTTCAGAAGAAGATGTGTAGAGATGCTTTAATGATAACATCATTATCATTGGAATCAACGTTACCTTCTACAGCCACTTCTCTGGAGCGGACCAAGTCACTTTTGTTGCCCACGAGGATGATGGGAATGTTCTCGGCCTGCCGTATGCGCCGCAGCTGGATGCGTAACTCGGAGGCACTCTCGAAGCTGGTGCGATCCGTGATGGAGTAAACTATGACGTAGGCGTTGCCCACCTGCATACAGTAGTCCTGGACCCACTTCTGATCTTCCTCCTGAGAGAAACAAATTAAAACTGTTATCCAACAGAAATAAAGTTCAACATTCAACAACAATAGACATATTTGGGGGCTCACCAGGATCTGGATGATATAGCATGTGTTCTTTGATGTTATCATTGAAGCCAACCTTGATGTCAAATATAACCTTGTCCATTTAAAAGATTAGTGATGGTCAACATGAAGTTTTAACTTCCTTATTCGAAAAAGGGTAAATGCAAATTGTGACAGAAGGACCCAAGCGGATTTCTATGTATTTGTGAATACAGAACTCTGGTTTCCAGGGATGGTCATTGgtcaaacatacagtacatctatcTGACTTTCTGCCTCTAAAAACACTTGGTGCTCTTAAACACAGTCAAACCACTGTCCTTATAGACATCATTATGTCCTTATATCTCCTCTTACCAGGTACAGACAAGTCAACACGCAGCCTGGCCTGCATGCTTCACTCCCCAGCTGTAATCAATACTGGAGTAATTAGGCCCCACAGACATCAGTGTCCCATACAGACGCTTGCCCCATACCACTGGAGCCATGCACCACTCACTGACTCCAGCACAACCAGGATTCACCCCACTTTGGGGGGTGAGTCAATGGGGTATTGCTACAGGCACACAGAGTGAGCACAGATATTTTTCCACAATGACGGGTTGCCCTTTAGGTATCATAGTTGTTTTGAAGAGAATAGAATGGAGGCTTATGGTTAAGTGGGTTGTTTCATTTTCTCTACGTCAGTGTTTGTGTTCTCTTGAGTGCCATCAAGTACACCATGTATCTTTTTATTTTTTGGGAAATTTTACCCACGTTTTCTCTCCAATTTCGATCTGGTCTTATCGCTGCAACTGCCCAATGGGCttgggaggcgaaggtcgagtcatgcgtcctccgaaactcACCAAACCATACTTCTTAACACGcacccgcttaacccagaagccaactgcaccaatgtgtcggaggaaacactgttcaactgacgaccgaggtcaacctgcaggcgcccggcaagccacaaggagtcgctagagcgtgatgacccggatgacgctgggccaattttgcgctgccctatgggactcccgatcacaacCAGTTATGACACAGCCAAGGaacgaacctgggtctgtagtgacgcctctagcactgcgatggaGTGCCTTCGACCATGGGCCACTTGGGAGGCCTCATACACCATGTATCTTGAAGGTAAACAAACTAAATAGATGAAGTTATAGAACTTGGTTTTTCCTGTTTTTCTtgttaaaatgtgtattttttccACCTTTTTTACTTTGAAAAGAGTCTTGTTGCAAAAGACATCATATTCGCCACTACTGTGCAATCCATTTTTTGTTGACAAAACCAGGTTCATTGTTATTGTCGTACCTGTTTCTCGTTCTCCCAGGTGTCCATGACGATGAGGATGGTCTCCTCCCCATCCACAGTCATGGTTTTCTCATAGGTGTCCTCTAAACCAACAAACAATAGCCAGGAAAGATATTAGAAATTATGTTATTATTTCATACTGTACATTCCTCAATAATGTTGGAAAACATTCTAAAAGGAAGACAGAAAAAGGAGTTGAAATAGTTACATCAGATGGTGGAtaggcaagaaaaagtatgtgaaccctttggaataaCCTAGACTTCTGCATCAATTGGTCATAACattttatctgatcttcatctaagtcacaacaatagacaaacacagtctgcttaaactaataacacacaaacaattatatgtttttatgtctttattgaacaccaTGTAAACATTTACAGTGTaaggtgggaaaagtatgtgaacccttgatTTTAATAACTGGTCGACCCTACTTTGGCAGccataacctcaaccaaacgttttctgtagttgcagacCAGACCTGCCCAATGgccaggaggaattttggaccattcctctttacaaaactgtttcagttcacaAATATTCTTGGGatatctggtgtgaaccgctctcttgaggtcatgtcacagcatctcaaatcgggttgaggtcaggactgactgggccattccagaaggcgtattttcttctgttgaagccattctgttgttgatttacttctgtgttttgggtcgttgtcctgttgcatcacccaacttctgttgagcttcaactGGCGGACatatagccttacattctcctacaaaatgtcttgataaacttgggaattcatttttccttcgatgatagcaagctgtccaggccctgaggcagcaaaacaGCTCCAAACCATCATGCTCCCTCCATTATAGGTTACAGTTggaatgaggttttgatgttggtgtgctgggccttttttctccacacagtgttgtgtgttccttccaaacaactcaactttactttaatctgtccacagaatattttgccagtaacTCTGTGAAACATCCAgatgctcttttgcgaacttcagacgtgcatcaatgttttttttggacagcaatggcttcttccgtggtgtcctcccatgaacaccattcttgtttagtgttttacgtatcgtagactcgtaaacaaagatgttagcatgttccagagatttaattaagtctttagctgacactctaagaTTCTTCTTAACCTTATTAAGCATTCTGCACCATgatcttgcagtcatctttgcaggacggccactcctaggcaGAGTAGCAACAGTggtgaactttctccatttatagacaatttgtcttactgtggactgatgaacatcaaggcttttagacatacttttgtaaccctttccagctttatgcaagtcaacaactcttaatcttgggtcttctgagatctcttttgtttgaggcatggttcacatcaggcaatgcctcTTTTGAATAGCAAACaaacattttgtgagtgttttttatagggcaggacagctctaaccaacatctccaatctcgtctcaatgattgtactcccggttagctgactcctgactccaattagcttttggagaagtcattagcctacgggttcacatacttttcccaacttacactgtgaatgtttcaagtatgtattcaatatagatgagaaaaatacaataatttgtgtgttattattttaagcagactgtgtttgtctgtcgtTGTGAcgtagatgaagatcagatctaattttagaaccaatttatgcagaaatccagataattccaaagggttcacatactttttcttgccactgtagttgTACAAATTGTAACCTAGTTGGCCTGCTACTTTTGCTAAACATTCAAATACAACTCTTAGGGACGGTTACCCAGACATCGATAAAGCCTAAAACTAAACTAACTAGACTAAACATCACATTAAATGGAAATTCTCAGTTgaacatgctttttagtccagggctAGGCTTAGTCTGTGTCCGGGAAACCACCCCTACATCTTGTTGTAGATACAGAAAGGATTTTTACATGTCACCTCCTACTACTATATGTCTACAATTGGTTGCAGTCAGCAGGTGTGAAGTCAGCAGGTGTGAAGTCATTTGGAAATATCTCTCTAtatatgagacacacacacattgtcacgccttggtcttagtattttgtgttttagttaattagttggtcaggccagggtgtgacatgggtttatgttgtcgtattggggttttgtagttattgggattgcggctgagtaggggtgttgcataggcttggctgcctgaggcggttctcaatcggagtcaggtgattctcgttgtctctgattgggaaccgtatttaggtagcctgggtttcactttgtatttcatgggtgattgttcctgtctctgtgtttgttgcaccagtcagggctgtttcggttttcgacgtttgttgttttgtattgttcgtgtttcatcataattaaagatgtatcgaacgaaccacgttgcattttggccgatccttattccacctcttcgtcagagaaggaggtagaagaaagccattacagaatcacccaccacaaacggaccaagcaacgtgtcaacgggcaggagccacaggagaagcaacaaaggcagcaacagcgatcacaggacttctggacttgggaggagaaattgttcggagaaggaccctggaatcggcctggagaatatcgccgccccaaagaagaactggaggcggagagagctgagaggcgccggtatgagtaggcagcgcggcgacgaggatggaagcccgagagtcagccccaaaaatttcttggggggggggctcagggagagtgtggcagagtcaggagtcagacctgagcccactctccctgtttatcgtgaggagccaaggaggagaccagaaccggtgttggaggtgagcgaagcagagactgtgaaggagttaatggggaaattggaggagagagaaatgagggagttgctgtgttggtgctttttgcatggaattcgcccgacggaacgtgtcagggatttaatgtcacctgggtcagcgctccatactggtcctgaggtgcgtgttagtcggctggtgaagttggtgccagcctcacgcaccaggcctcctgtgcacatccctagccttgcacgtcctgtgccaacactgctctcaagatctccagtgcgccttcacggtctagcccatcctgtgccacctccacaacccagccctccggtggcagctccccgcaccaggcttcctgtgcgtgtcctcggcccagtaccaccagtgccagcaccacgcatcaggcctacagtgcgcctcgcctctcctgcgctgccggagcctcccgcctgttcagcgcctctagagccttcctcctctacagcgctgctggagtctcctgtctgttcagcgctatcagagcctttctcctctcctgctctaccggagtctcccgcctgttcagcgcttctagagtcttcctcctctacagcgctgccggagcctcttgcctgttcggagcagcctgagctgccagtctgcatggagcagccagagctgccagtctgcatggagcagccagagctgccagtctgcatggagctgccagtctgcatggagctgccagtctgcatggagctgccagtctgcaaggagctgccagtctgcaagaagctgccagtctgcaaggagctgccagagctgttagtctgcatggagcagccagagctgtcagtctgcaagaagctgccagtctgcatggagctgccagtctgcaaggagctgccagtctgcaaggagctgcctgtctgcaaggagctgccagtctgcaaggagctgccagtctgcaaggagctgccagagctgttagtctgcatggagcagccagagctgtcagtctgcaagaagtcgccagagctgtcaatctgcatggtgcagccagagccgtcagtctgccaggatccaccagtcagccagactcttccagatctgccagtcagccagactcttccagatctgccagtcagccagactcttccagatctgccagtcaaccagaatcttccagatctgccagtcaaccagaatcttccagatctgccagtcaaccagactcttccagatctgccagtcaaccagactcttccagatccgccagtcagccaggatctgccagaactgccagccagccaggatctgccggattcaactgcctggctgggcttcctctcagtgctgggcttcctctcagtgctgggcttcctctcagtgctgggcttcctctcagtgctgggcttcctctcagtgccgggcttcctctcagtgccgggcttcccctcagtgccgggctgcccctcagtcccgagctgcccctcagtcccgagctgcccctcagtcccaagctgcccctcagtcccgagctgcctcagtcccgagctgcccctcagtcccgagctgcccctcagtcacgagctgctcctcagttcagtggggttctgggttagaactattaggccatggtcggcggtgagggtggattatcccaggacgcgggaggaactatgacatttatggagtggggttttgtattgttcgtgtttcgtcataattaaagatgtatcgaacgaaccacgttgcattttggtccgatctttattccacctcttcgtcagagaaggaggtagaagaaagccgttacacacaTAAAGAACAAGcccagattatatatatatataaataatctgGGCTTgttctttatgtgtgtgtgtgtgtctcatatatagagagatatatccAAATATTTTATTGACAGCAGTCTACAAGGTTTCAAGCCTTAGGTCTCCATCAGGTTTccattccatatatatatatatataaataatctgGGCTTGTTCTTTATGAATGGAAACCTGATGGAGACCTAAGGCTTGAAACCTTGTAAACTGCTGTCAATAAACCACATGGGAGCATACACATGTATATCAGTGAGCTGAATCAGATTTTTTCATATGATGAATAATTTAGGCCATTTTAAGCTTATCTGGTGTTTTGCAAAGTTGGTCAAATATATTTGACATCCAAGAACTCTACTGATGTGTTTATCCCTACTACCTATAAAAGGTGctatggagttattacacttccactaccatctcatgaccatggagttattacacttccactatGATCATGGAGTTATTACACAttccactaccatctcatgaCCATTGAGTTATTACACAttccactaccatctcatgaCCATTGAGTTATTACACATTCCACTACCATCTCATAaccatggagttattacacttccactatGACCAAGGAGTTATTATACTTCCACTACTATCTCATGACCATGGAGTAATTACACAttccactaccatctcatgaccatggagttattacacttccactatGACCATGGAATTATTATacttccactaccatctcatggctatggagttattacacttccactaccatctcatggctatggagttattacacttccaccatgaccatggagttattacacttccactaccatctcatgaccatggagttattacacttccactaccatctcatgaccatggagttattacacttccaccatgaccatggagttattacacttccactaccatctcatgaccatggagttattacacttccactatgaccacggagttattacacttccactaccatctcatgaccatggagttattacacttccactatgaccatggagttattacacttccactaccatctcatgaccatggagttattacacttcaactatgaccagggagttattacacttccactaccatctcatgaccatggagttattacacttccactaccatctcatgaccatgaagttattacacttccactacaatctcatgaccatggagttattacacttccactatgaccatggagttattacacttccactaccatctcatgaccatggtgttattacacttccactaccatctcatgaccatggagttattacacttccactatgaccatggagttattacacttccactaccatctcatgaccatggagttattacacttccactaccatctcatgaccgtggagttattacacttccactaccatctcatgaccatggagttattacacttccactacaatctcatgaccatggagttattacacttccactaccatctcatggctatggagttattacacttccactatgaccatggagttattacacttccactaccatctcatggctatggagttattacacttccactatgaccatggagttattacacttccaccatgaccatggagttattatacttccactaccatctcatgaccatggagttattacacttccactaccatctcatgaccatggagttattacacttccactacaatctcatgaccatggagttattacacttccactaccatctcatggctatggagttattacacttccactatgaccatggagttattacacttccactaccatctcatgaccatggggttattacacttccactatgaccatggagttattacacttccaccatgaccatggagttattatacttccactaccatctcatgaccatggagttattacacttccaccatgaccatggagttattacactcccaatatgaccatggagttattatacttccactaccatctcatggctatggagttattacacttccactaccatctcatgaccatggagttattacacttccaccatgaccatggagttattatacttccactaccatctcatgaccatggagttattacacttccaccATGACCATGGAATTATTACACTCCCAAtatgaccatggagttattatacttccactaccatctcatggctatggagttattacacttccactaccatctcatgGCTATGGAGTTAATACGCTTCCACCATGACCATGGtgttattacacttccactaccatctcatgaccatggagttattacacttccaccATGACTATGGAGTTATTATacttccactaccatctcatggctatggagttattacacttccaccatgaccatggagttattacacttccactaccatctcatgaccatggagttattacacttccactacaatctcatgaccatggagttattacacttccactaccatctcatgaccatggagttattacacttccactaccatgtcatgaccatggagttattacacttccactaccatctcatgaccatggagttattacacttccactaccatctcatgaccatggggttattacacttccaccatgaccatggagttattacacttccactaccatctcatgaccatggagttattacacttccactaccatctcatgaccatggagttattacacttccactatgaccatggagttattacacttccactaccatctcatgaccatggagttattacacttcaactatgaccagggagttattacacttccactaccatctcatgaccatggagttattacacttccactaccatctccactaccatctcatgaccatggagttattacacttccactatgaccatggagttattacacttccactaccatctcatgaccatggtgttattacacttccactaccatctcatgaccatggagttattacacttccactatgaccatggagttattacacttccactaccatctcatgaccatggagttattacacttccactaccatctcatgaccgtggagttattacacttccactaccatctcatgaccatggagttattaaacttccactaccatctcatgaccatggagttattacacttccactaccatctcatggctatggagttattacacttccactatgaccatggagttattacacttccactaccatctcatggctatggagttattacacttccactatgaccatggagttattacacttct
Proteins encoded in this region:
- the LOC135541785 gene encoding GTP-binding protein REM 1-like is translated as MTHTQREGKETLRRRASTPIPASHQPGPRDRDPPADLHHPPLCQSASYHPGDKSLHCRANWSSDDSDNDSDGSGAECLYRVVLLGDHGVGKSSLANIFAGIQEKDAHDHTGEDTYEKTMTVDGEETILIVMDTWENEKQEEDQKWVQDYCMQVGNAYVIVYSITDRTSFESASELRIQLRRIRQAENIPIILVGNKSDLVRSREVAVEEGRACAVVFDCKFIETSASLHHNVHELFEGIVRQIRLRRDSKETNERRRSVYKRKESLTKKARRFLDRLVAKNNKKMALKVRAKSCHDLAVL